A window from Sus scrofa isolate TJ Tabasco breed Duroc chromosome 2, Sscrofa11.1, whole genome shotgun sequence encodes these proteins:
- the TSPAN32 gene encoding tetraspanin-32 isoform X4, translating to MGRGPFFSQLQIPGSGRLCPALPGSGRGSTSPGAACRSGAGAVALLPMTGPREPKGSSRKGLGASVPTMCGLALGWWGTRQGGSPVPGVMVSPPAQAFLCFALAFCALVQVTFWRFHDPTQVEDAVLDTYDLVFDRAVKNLSGIWRQELAAIQDTFLCCGKSSPLGLQGSSGADLCQGEGPARQVYAVLLSAFLCFAIHSGRSLDRKGKYTLSPRASGRQPQEPSFFRCCQEGPAPRHPPEADVCEARPGPSRCLRASFLLQDTKPPTHGGGSDTAALART from the exons ATGGGACGGGGGCCTTTCTTCTCCCAGCTCCAAATCCCAGGCTCAGGGAGGCTCTGCCCTGCCCTTCCGGGGTCGGGCAGGGGCTCCACCAGCCCAGGGGCTGCCTGCCGCTctggggcaggggctgtggcACTGCTGCCGATGACAGGCCCTCGGGAGCCGAAAGGGAGCTCCCGCAAAGGGCTGGGAGCCAGCGTGCCCACCATGTGCGGCCTCGCCCTCGGGTGGTGGGGAACCCGCCAGGGTGGCAGCCCGGTGCCTGGGGTAATGGTCTCTCCTCCGGCCCAGGCCTTCCTGTGCTTTGCCCTGGCGTTCTGTGCCCTGGTGCAGGTGACCTTCTGGAGATTCCACGACCCCACCCAG GTGGAAGATGCCGTGTTGGACACCTACGACCTGGTGTTCGACCGGGCGGTGAAGAATTTGTCCGGCATCTGGCGGCAGGAGCTGGCAGCCATCCAGGACACG TTTCTATGCTGTGGCAAGAGCTCTCCGCTCGGGCTCCAGGGCAGCTCCGGGGCAGACCTGTGTCAGGGAGAGGGGCCTGCAAGACAG GTGTACGCCGTGCTGCTCAGCGCCTTTCTCTGCTTCGCCATCCACTCGGGCCGCAGCTTGGACCGCAAGGGCAAATACACCCTGAGCCCACG GGCCAGTGGCCGCCAGCCCCAGGAGCCCAGCTTCTTCAGATGCTGCCAGGAGGGGCCAGCACCTCGTCACCCGCCTGAGGCAGATGTTTGCGAGGCCCGTCCAGGTCCGAGCAGATGCTTAAGGGCCTCTTTCCTGCTCCAGGACACGAAGCCGCCCACGCACGGAGGCGGCAGTGACACTGCGGCCCTGGCCCGCACGTGA
- the TSPAN32 gene encoding tetraspanin-32 isoform X1, whose product MGRGPFFSQLQIPGSGRLCPALPGSGRGSTSPGAACRSGAGAVALLPMTGPREPKGSSRKGLGASVPTMCGLALGWWGTRQGGSPVPGVMVSPPAQAFLCFALAFCALVQVTFWRFHDPTQVEDAVLDTYDLVFDRAVKNLSGIWRQELAAIQDTFLCCGKSSPLGLQGSSGADLCQGEGPARQDCLQGLRSFLRNHGNVVSTLTSLGLVSMVYAVLLSAFLCFAIHSGRSLDRKGKYTLSPRASGRQPQEPSFFRCCQEGPAPRHPPEADVCEARPGPSRCLRASFLLQDTKPPTHGGGSDTAALART is encoded by the exons ATGGGACGGGGGCCTTTCTTCTCCCAGCTCCAAATCCCAGGCTCAGGGAGGCTCTGCCCTGCCCTTCCGGGGTCGGGCAGGGGCTCCACCAGCCCAGGGGCTGCCTGCCGCTctggggcaggggctgtggcACTGCTGCCGATGACAGGCCCTCGGGAGCCGAAAGGGAGCTCCCGCAAAGGGCTGGGAGCCAGCGTGCCCACCATGTGCGGCCTCGCCCTCGGGTGGTGGGGAACCCGCCAGGGTGGCAGCCCGGTGCCTGGGGTAATGGTCTCTCCTCCGGCCCAGGCCTTCCTGTGCTTTGCCCTGGCGTTCTGTGCCCTGGTGCAGGTGACCTTCTGGAGATTCCACGACCCCACCCAG GTGGAAGATGCCGTGTTGGACACCTACGACCTGGTGTTCGACCGGGCGGTGAAGAATTTGTCCGGCATCTGGCGGCAGGAGCTGGCAGCCATCCAGGACACG TTTCTATGCTGTGGCAAGAGCTCTCCGCTCGGGCTCCAGGGCAGCTCCGGGGCAGACCTGTGTCAGGGAGAGGGGCCTGCAAGACAG GACTGCCTGCAGGGGCTCAGGAGCTTCCTGAGGAACCACGGGAACGTCGTGTCCACCCTGACCAGCCTCGGCCTCGTCTCCATG GTGTACGCCGTGCTGCTCAGCGCCTTTCTCTGCTTCGCCATCCACTCGGGCCGCAGCTTGGACCGCAAGGGCAAATACACCCTGAGCCCACG GGCCAGTGGCCGCCAGCCCCAGGAGCCCAGCTTCTTCAGATGCTGCCAGGAGGGGCCAGCACCTCGTCACCCGCCTGAGGCAGATGTTTGCGAGGCCCGTCCAGGTCCGAGCAGATGCTTAAGGGCCTCTTTCCTGCTCCAGGACACGAAGCCGCCCACGCACGGAGGCGGCAGTGACACTGCGGCCCTGGCCCGCACGTGA
- the LOC110259220 gene encoding uncharacterized protein LOC110259220: MQGWTSAASRIRMLRVRRQRPGTASAPGPGRWRSERGKACTSSPEPWRLLSLREEREPPAPGLPSPAGAAGGAGLVALGSAEGCGEGTATHPLVPSCPIFLLSQPHSCPSLSPAAAPRHGPHPRRPDAGTRRPSPSAGHLVLPNTHTHTHTRTHALVHTHTHVRTHPAAPPPMCLHNRAHNAHPCSHLSARARMHAHTCAHTRIRPCPTTPPLLSPGLPRGVRGGERVCLPSVGPASSQPRRGRHRCHAGQMGLEPCCVSGATPRTPAACVWGGRLRDLCPQPGEASARARGLAAATTVPTLSLPSPRTCSPLWSESGSLCLPGSP, from the coding sequence ATGCAAGGCTGGACGTCAGCAGCTTCCAGAATTAGGATGTTAAGAGTTCGGCGACAGAGGCCGGGAACAGCCTCTGCGCCGGGGCCAGGGAGGTGGAGGTCAGAGAGGGGTAAGGCCTGCACCTCGAGCCCAGAGCCCTGGCGGCTGCTGTCGCTGCGGGAGGAGCGGGAGCCGCCGGCCCCGGGCCTTCCCTCGCCTGCGGGAGCCGCTGGTGGCGCGGGCCTCGTGGCTCTGGGGTCGGCCGAGGGGTGTGGGGAAGGGACAGCCACGCACCCCCTTGTCCCGTCTTGTCCCATCTTCCTTCTGTCCCAGCCTCACAGCTGCCCCAGCCTCAGTCCGGCAGCTGCCCCTCGTCACGGTCCCCATCCTAGACGCCCAGACGCGGGGACACGGCGCCCCTCACCCTCAGCTGGACACTTGGTTTTgcccaacacacacacgcacacgcacacacgcacacacgcccttgtgcacacacacacacacgtgcgcacacaccCAGCTGCCCCCCCACCTATGTGCCTACACAACCGTGCGCACAATGCACACCCATGCTCACACCTATCTGCACGCGCACGCATGCACGCCCACACATGTGCGCACACGCGCATCAGACCTTGCCCGACGACCCCGCCCTTGCTGTCCCCAGGGCTGCCCAGAGGGGTGCGGGGAGGAGAGAGGGTTTGTCTCCCTTCCGTGGGACCTGCCAGCTCCCAGCCGAGGAGAGGCAGACACCGCTGCCACGCTGGACAGATGGGTCTGGAGCCCTGCTGTGTGTCGGGGGCCACCCCCCGGACACCTGCggcctgtgtgtggggggggcggcTGCGTGacctctgcccccagcctggtGAGGCCTCTGCCCGGGCCCGGGGCCTGGCTGCAGCAACCACGGtgcccaccctctccctcccatccccacgGACGTGCAGCCCCCTCTGGTCTGAGAGCGGAAGCCTTTGCCTTCCAGGGTCACCCTGA